The proteins below are encoded in one region of Telopea speciosissima isolate NSW1024214 ecotype Mountain lineage chromosome 10, Tspe_v1, whole genome shotgun sequence:
- the LOC122642638 gene encoding protein DETOXIFICATION 42-like isoform X4 yields MVRHVLKKDELGMEIAQIAFPAAMALTADPIASLIDTAFIGQIGPVELAAVGVAIALFNQVARIAIFPLVSVTTSFVAEEETVGRAITDDQENENLEMQLAPNSERKELIPKFVSERPAGGNSGMSKFQHEKRKIPSASSALVIGGVLGLVQAIFLIFGSKPLLNFMGVKSDSPMMNPAQQYLTLRSFGAPAVLLSLAMQGVFRGFKDTKTPLYATVAGDVANIILDPLLIFVFRLGVSGAAIAHVISQYLISFILLWTLIKKVDLVSPSLKDLKLGRFLKNGSLLLVRVIAVTFCVTLAASMAARLGPTPMAAFQVCLQVWLAASLLADGLAVAGQAIIASAFAENDYSKATATASRVLQLGFVLGLVLSVFLGVGLQFASRLFTKDINVIHLISIGIPFVAASQPLNALAFVFDGVNFGASDFTYSAYSMVLVAIISILCVLLLSASHGFVGIWVALTIYMSLRTFAGFWRIGTGSGPWSFLRTLTSPFYGDNL; encoded by the exons GTCCAGTGGAGCTTGCTGCTGTGGGAGTGGCTATTGCTTTGTTTAATCAAGTAGCAAGGATTGCAATATTCCCACTTGTCAGTGTCACAACTTCTTTTGTTGCAGAGGAAGAAACTGTTGGAAGAGCGATCACTGATGACCAGGAAAATGAAAACTTGGAAATGCAGTTAGCTCCAAACAGTGAAAGGAAAGAGTTGATTCCAAAATTTG TTTCAGAACGTCCTGCTGGTGGAAATTCAGGCATGTCCAAGTTTCAGCATGAGAAGAGGAAAATCCCATCAGCGTCATCGGCATTGGTTATTGGAGGGGTGCTCGGCCTTGTCCAAGCCATATTCTTAATTTTTGGATCAAAACCTCTCTTAAATTTCATGGGGGTGAAATCA GATTCCCCTATGATGAACCCAGCACAACAATACTTGACATTAAGGTCATTTGGTGCTCCTGCAGTTCTTCTGTCGCTTGCCATGCAAGGGGTTTTTCGAGGATTTAAAGATACAAAAACTCCTTTATATGCTACTG TGGCTGGAGATGTAGCAAACATCATATTAGATCCATTACTTATTTTCGTTTTCCGTTTGGGTGTTAGTGGCGCAGCCATTGCCCATGTTATTTCTCA GTACCTAATTTCATTTATACTGTTGTGGACATTGATCAAGAAAGTTGACCTTGTGTCACCAAGTCTCAAAGATTTGAAACTTGGCAGGTTTCTTAAAAATG GTTCTTTATTGTTAGTGAGGGTGATAGCTGTGACATTCTGTGTGACCCTGGCAGCATCAATGGCTGCACGGTTGGGACCAACACCAATGGCTGCATTTCAAGTCTGCTTGCAGGTTTGGTTGGCAGCATCTCTTCTTGCTGATGGGTTGGCTGTTGCTGGACAG GCAATTATTGCTAGCGCATTTGCTGAAAACGATTATAGCAAGGCAACCGCCACCGCATCCAGGGTATTACAG TTGGGTTTTGTTCTGGGGTTGGTGCTCTCTGTTTTCCTAGGAGTTGGCTTGCAGTTTGCATCACGGTTATTCACTAAGGACATCAATGTTATTCACCTCATAAGTATAGGCATCCCG TTTGTAGCAGCTTCTCAGCCACTCAACGCCTTGGCTTTTGTTTTTGATGGTGTCAACTTTGGGGCATCTGATTTTACATATTCTGCCTATTCCATG gttcTTGTAGCCATAATCAGCATCCTTTGTGTGTTACTTCTCTCTGCAAGCCATGGTTTTGTTGGAATTTGGGTAGCTTTGACAATATATATGAGTCTTCGCACCTTTGCTGGCTTTTGGAG GATTGGAACTGGCAGTGGACCTTGGAGCTTTCTCAGAACCTTGACATCGCCTTTCTATGGTGACAACTTGTAG
- the LOC122642287 gene encoding probable receptor-like protein kinase At4g10390 encodes MAFFKFLKFKLRRKSNRVVDDEEQHGGLSTNTIRDGSKMTISLVNRFTWKDMENVSMNFSRVIGVGGFSVVYLAEFSDSTLGVLKMHCDSQRHREVFKRELELLLHIRHENIVKFLGYCDEKEEGILVFEYVSNGTLHEKLRHQERNGSILSWKSRMSIAHQLAQAINYLHTNCAVQIVNGDIKSSNILLDENLNCKLCDFGSAKMGFSSTIVPSSKISLMGSVGYMDPHYLKTGIATIKNDVYSYGVIILELLTGLEAFCSEKEQLLISIAGPVLQDPNKVLEMMDSHLGSNFNAEEAIAMANIAALCLDKNPNQRPSMTEIIYTMEEKIQSISFVSAVEGFKKTTMNQRKLKYIYGHER; translated from the exons ATGGCCTTCTTCAAGTTCCTGAAGTTCAAGCTTAGACGCAAATCCAATCGTGTAGTAGACGATGAAGAACAACATGGTGGTTTATCCACTAATACTATCAGAGATGGATCAAAGATGACGATTTCCTTAGTGAATAGATTTACTTGGAAAGATATGGAAAATGTTAGTATGAATTTCTCAAGAGTTATCGGTGTTGGAGGATTCAGCGTCGTCTATCTTGCTGAGTTCTCAGATTCGACTCTCGGTGTTCTCAAGATGCATTGCGACAGCCAGCGTCACCGCGAAGTGTTTAAGAGGGAATTAGAACTATTGCTTCACATCCGCCATGAAAACATCGTCAAGTTCCTTGGATATTGCGATGAGAAAG AAGAAGGAATCTTAGTATTTGAATATGTTAGCAATGGAACCTTGCACGAGAAACTTCGCCATCAAGAACGAAACGGATCAATTCTTTCCTGGAAGAGTCGCATGTCCATAGCTCACCAACTGGCCCAAGCCATCAACTACCTCCACACCAACTGTGCCGTCCAAATTGTTAATGGCGACATCAAATCATCGAACATTCTCCTTGATGAGAATCTCAACTGCAAGCTCTGTGATTTTGGATCCGCGAAGATGGGTTTTTCATCAACAATTGTTCCTTCATCAAAGATTTCATTGATGGGTTCTGTAGGTTATATGGATCCTCATTACTTGAAGACCGGTATTGCGACAATTAAGAATGATGTTTACAGCTATGGGGTTATCATCTTAGAGTTACTCACAGGATTGGAAGCTTTCTGTTCGGAAAAGGAACAATTATTGATTTCAATTGCAGGTCCAGTACTTCAGGATCCAAATAAGGTTCTAGAAATGATGGATTCTCATCTGGGAAGCAATTTTAATGCGGAGGAAGCTATAGCCATGGCTAACATAGCAGCACTTTGCCTTGACAAGAATCCGAACCAAAGGCCTTCCATGACCGAGATCATATATACTATGGAAGAGAAGATCCAATCCATCTCCTTTGTCTCTGCAGTGGAAGGATTCAAGAAAACCACTATGAATCAAAGGAAATTGAAGTATATTTACGGCCATGAGAGATAA